The Streptomyces sp. NBC_00597 DNA segment ACGGCGGCCCGGACCAGGTCCTGCGGCGAGGTCATTTCCAGGGACCAGGTGGTGAGGGTGATGGTGCTCATGCAGGTCAGGGAATCACGGCCGACCCCGAGCGGCCCAGGCGGGCCTTGATCACAGCCGGCGCCGTGGAGTGGGGCAGCAGCGCCGCCGGGTCCTGCGGGCGGATCAGTTCCACCTCGACGTCGTCCGCGAAGCGGTACGGGCGGTGCGTGAGGACCCCGCCCAGGTGCCGCCGGACCCGGGACAGCTCCGCCCGGACCGTCACCGTCCGCGTCGGGTCCCCGAACAGCTCCGCCGCGAGCTCCGCGGCCGACCGCCCGCGCGGGCCCTCCGCCAGCAGGAAGAGGAGCTCCGCGTGGCGCGGGCTCAGTTCCCGGGACCAGCTCCCTGCGGCCCCGTACACCGTCGCCGACCACGTGCGCGGACGGCTCAGGTCCAGGACGACCCGGCTCGCCGCCGTCGCCGTCCCCGGTGCCTGCGCGACGCGCAGCAGCCAGCCGCCCGGCAGCGGCTCCACCACGCAGTCCCCGAGCTGCGGCACCCACACCCGGCCGGGCCCGAACCCCTTCGGCAGCGGGACCCGGTCCGTCGGCGCCAGGCCCGTCACCGCCGCCGTCCAGCCGTGCGGGTCCACCGCCAGGGCCTGCCCCGGCAGCCTGGCCAGCAGCGGCGCAGCGACCGCCCGCAGCCGCTCCAGCGACTCCAGGTGCCGCACCCGCAGCTCCCGCTCCGCGAGCCGGGCCACGGCGCTCACCCACGCCAGGGTGGCCGGGTGCATGGTGGCCAGTGGCCCGCTGACGTCCACCACGCCCAGCAGCTGCCCGTCCCGGGGGTCGCGCACCGGCGCCCCCGCGCAGGTCCACTCGTGGTGGCTGGAGACGAAGTGCTCCGCCGAGAACACCTGCACGGGCTGGCGGGCCACCAGAGCGGTGCCCACCCCGTTCGTGCCGACCACCGCCTCGGCCCAGTCGGCGCCCACCGAGAACCCCAGCCGGTCCGCCTTGCGCAGGATCGACGACGCCCCCTCCCGCCACAGCAGCCGCCCCTCCGCGTCGGCGACGACCATGATGTGCAGTGTCGCGTCCAACGCCGGCAGCAGCCCCTCGCGCAGTACCGGCAGGACCTCCCGCAGCGGCGACACCTGCCGCCGCTCCTCCGTCTCGGCCGCCGACAGCATCCGCGAGCGCGCGTCCCGGTCCGGGTGCACCCCGCGGGCCAGCATCCGGCGCCAGGACTCGGCGATCTCCGGCCGGGGCTCCGCCGGCGGCCGGTCCCCGGCCAGCGCGGCCGCCCGCACCCCCTTGAGCAGACGCGCGGCCTCCCGCGCGTCCATGGCCGAGATGCGTGCCACATCGACCGTGCTGCCTGCGGTGTGGGCCACCGGAACCTCCCCGTGTGGAACAGGACGTACGAGGGAACCGCCCGCGCCGACCGCACGTGCCTTCCCCGGGCACGCACGGCGGACGGTTCCGACTCAGAGGGTTGCAACGGTATGCAACTCTCGCCAAGTCCCGGTCACCCGAAGGAAACTGTCCGGACGTCGCCTCGCGACGTGACAGCTCCTCCTCGGGGCTTTCGGTTCAGGGGTGGCGCCGAGTCGGCGCGGCGCCACTCCTGCTCCCGGTCGACGGGTGCCCGGATCCCGGCTCGGACCTGTTTGGGGACAGGGCCCGGAACCTAGCCCGCGATCCGCGCCCGTTCGACCAGCGCAGCCAGTCCCAGGGTGTGCGGCAGCGTGCCGAAGGCCGACCCCCGGTCGCCGCCCAGCCGCGAGGCGCAGAACGCGTCCGCCACCTCCGGCGGCGCCCAGCGCACCAGCAGCGACCCCTGGAGCACCAGCGCCATGCGCTCCACGACCCGGCGCGCCCGCGCCTCGATGCCCTCCAGGTCCGCGAGCTCCGTCAGCAGCCCCTTGATGGCCGAATCCAGCCGGTGGTCGGCGCCCCGCGCCCGCCCCACTTCCTGGAGGAACGCGTTCAGCGCCTGCGGCTCCCGCTGGAGCGCCCGCAGGACGTCCAGGGCCTGTACGTTGCCCGAGCCCTCCCAGATCGAGTTCAGCGGGGATTCGCGCAGCAGCCGCGGCAGCCCCGACTCCTCGACGTAGCCGTTGCCGCCCAGACACTCCAACGCCTCCGCCACCATCGGCGTACAGCGCTTGGTCACCCAGTACTTCGCGGCGGGCACCGCGATGCGCAGGAAGGCCCGCTCCTGCTCCGTCCCGGCGTCGTAGGCGGCCGCCAGGCGCAGCGCCAGCGTCGTGGCCGCCTCCGACTCCAGGGCGAGGTCGGCCAGCACGTTGCGCATCAGCGGCTGCTCGATGAGCCGTGCTCCGAAAGCAGAGCGGTGCTCCGCATGGTGCACGGCCTGCGTCAGCGCCTGCCGCATCAGCGCCGCCGAGCCCAGCACGCAGTCCAGCCGGGTCGCCGCGACCATGTCGATGATGGTCCGCACCCCCCGCCCCTCCTCGCCGACCCGCCGCGCCCACGTCCCGTCGAACTCCACCTCGGCCGACGCGTTCGACCGGTTGCCGAGCTTGTCCTTCAGCCGCTGGATCGCGAACGCGTTGCGCGTGCCGTCCGGCAGCACCCGCGGCACCAGGAAGCAGGTCAGCCGGTCCTTCCCGGCCGACGCCGCCTGCGCCAGCACCAGGAACCCGTCCGACATCGGCGCCGAACAGAACCACTTGTGCCCCGTCAGCAGGTACTCGCCCGCCGCGTCCAGCGGCTTCGCCACCGTCGTGTTCGCCCGTACGTCGCTGCCGCCCTGCTTCTCCGTCATCCCCATGCCGAACAGCACGCCGGCCTTCTGCGCGGGCGGCCGCAGCTCCTCCTCGTACACGTGCGAGGTCAGCCGCGGCTCCCACTCGGCGGCCAGCTCCGGGTCCGCCCGCAGTGCCGGCACGGCCGCGTGCGTCATCGACAGCGGGCAGCCGTTGCCCGCCTCGGCCTGCGACCAGACGAAGAACCCGGCCGCGCGGCGCAGGTGCCCGGCCGGCCGGCCCCACGCATCGGTGAGCCCGGCGCCCACCGCGTGCCCGAGCAGCCGGTGCCACGCCGGGTGGAACTCCACCTCGTCGATCCGGTGTCCGTACCGATCGTGCGTACGCAGTTTCGGAGGGTTCTCGTTGGCCTGCGCGCCCCATCCCTGGGCCTGCGCCGAGCCCGCGGACCGCCCGAGTTCCGAGAGCTCCTGCCGCACCTCGTCGAGGAGTTCGGGCGCCGAGGCCGACAGGTGCCGCTCCACGCCCTCGCGCAGGGCCCGGTCGGTGCCGTAGACGTCGTAGCCCACCAGGGGCGGGGCCTGATTGATGACGGTGTGGGTGGTGGCTGCCATGCGGATACCGTAAGGACGTGCAGCCAGCAAACGAAACACCCGAGCGGGTCCCCGGGCGGCTCCATCGGGCCCGCGCCCTCTACCGCAACGTCTCCAAGCGCAAGATGGCGTGGCTGCTGCTGAAGGACACCGTCAATTCGTGCATCGAGTACCGGATCCTCGGCCTGGCGGCCGAGGCGGCGTTCTTCACGCTCCTGTCGCTGCCGCCGCTGTTCCTGGGCCTGCTGGGCCTGCTCGGGTACGTCGACGGCTGGACGGGCGGCACCTTCGTGGCCTCCATCGAGGAGAACATCCTGCGCGCGGTCGGCACGGTGCTCTCCGACCGGGGCGTCAACGAAGTCGCCAAGCCGATGCTCGACGACGTGACCCGCGGCGGCCGCCCCGACCTGATCTCCCTCGGCTTCGCCTTCGCCCTCTGGTCGGGTTCGCGGGCCGTCAACGTCTTCATCGACACCATCACCGTGATGTACGGGCTCGACGGCCAGCGCGGCATCGTCAAGACGAGGCTGCTCGCCTTCCTGCTGTACGTGGTCGCACTGGTGATCGGCGCGATCGTGCTGCCGCTGATGGTGGCCGGTCCGGACGCCGTCGTCCGCTGGGTGCCCTGGAGCACCGAAGTGATCGCGGTCCTCTACTGGCCGACGGTCACCCTGCTGTCCATCGCCTTCCTGACCACGCTCTACCACGTGTCCGTACCCGTGCGCTCCCCGTGGATCGAGGACGTGCCGGGCGCGCTCGTGGCGCTCGCCATGTGGGTGCTGGGCTCGTTCCTGCTGCGGATCTACCTCACGAACACCGTCGAGGGCCCGACCATCTACGGATCGCTGGCCGCGCCCGTCGCCGTGCTGCTGTGGATCGGCGTCTCGGCCTTCGCGGTCCTGGTCGGCGCTGCCGTGAACGCCGCCATCGACCGCGTCTGGCCGTCCGTGGCCACCGCCGCGGCCCGCGAGGCCAATGAGCGGGCCCGCGAGGCCGAGGCCGCGCAGCTGATCGCGCGCGCCGCAGCCTGGCGGGCGCTGGCCGAGGGCGAATCGGAGGACGACGAGGAGGGCGACGCCGGGATGCCCTCCGAGTTCCCGGAGCGGTGGTCGAACTTCCTGCCGCCGGAGGACTACTCCTCCCGGCTGCGCAAGCACTGACGGCCGGCACCGGCCGCCGGGCCCGCCGTAGCCTGGTGCCGTGTACGAGGAACGGCCGTCCCCGCTGGTGCCCGGCGCGATCGTGTGGCGGCGCTCCGGGGCGCCCGGCGGGCCCGTGCTGCCCGACGGCTGCATGGACCTGCTGTGGGTCGGCGGACGCCTCCTCGTGGCCGGACCCGACACCGGACCCCACCCCGCCGCAGAGGTCCCGGGCGGGGTCTTCACCGGCCTGAGGTTCGCCCCCGGTACCGCGCCCGCACTGCTCGGCGTACCGGCGTACGAGCTGCGCGACCGGCGGGTCGAGCTGGCCGACCTCTGGCCGGGGCCGGAGGTGCGCGGCCTCGCCGAGCGGATGGGCGCGTACGAGGACCCCGGCGCGGGGCTGGAGCGGCTGGCCCGCAGCCGCGCGGCCCGGAGCGCGCCCCCCGACCCCCTCGCCGCACGGGTGGCGGCCGGGCTCCGCGCGGGGGAGTCGGTGGCCGCCGTGGCCGCGGCGGTCGGCCTCGGGGCGCGCCAGCTGCACCGCCGCTCCCTCGACGCCTTCGGCTACGGACCCCGCACCCTCGGACGGGTGCTGCGGCTCCAGCGGGCGCTGGAGCTGGCCCGGCAGGGGATGCCGCAGGCCGAGGTGGCCTACCGGGCCGGATACGCCGACCAGGCCCACCTGGGCCGCGAGGTGCGGGCACTGGCCGGGACCACCCCGGGGGCCTACGCGGCGGCGAACAGCGAGACGCCGCAGCCGTCCGGGTCGCGCACGACGGCGTAGCGCTGCCCCCAGAAGGCGTCCCAGGGCTCCAGATGGCCCTCGTACCCGGCGTCCGTCAGTTCCGCGTACACCGCGTCCACCTCGGCGGGGGAGTCGCACAGGAACGCGAGCTCCCGCCGCCCGTCCCCGGTGGGGCGGGTCCAGGACGGGTCGAAGGAGCGGACGACGTCCTCCGTGTCCCAGGCGATGCGGAGCCCGCCGGGGAGGACGGCCTCCACGTGCGGCTGCTCCTCCGCCCCGGCCGGAACGTCCAGGCCCAGACGGCGGTAGAAGGCGAGCGAGGCGGCCATGTCGGAGACGACCAGGCCGATCAGATCGATTCGGGGAGTCATGCGCCCAGGCTAGGAGCCGCCGGATGCGCCGGTCTTGAACGAATCGGACACGTGCCGGCGGCCGACGGCGGCGCGCTGCGGAAGCGTCCGGAAAAAGAACTGGCATGCGCCGGATCGCACTTGCTACGGTGATCGAGTTCCCGCCGGTGGGCGAGGAACTGCCAGTACGTGCATGACCCGGAGGTGAGTTCATTGATGACTGTCGTCACGCAGGGCGCGAACCGCACCCAGAAGACCATCAATGTCATTTCCGTGGTCTCCGGCTGACCTCACACCCTTCGCGCGCCATCGAGCGCGCGCTGCCGGGGCCACCCTGTGAAGGGTTCCCCTTGTCTTTCTCCACCTCTGCGTCTTCTCCTTCGTACTCGCACGCCCTCACCCCCTTCGGCTGGGACGAGGCGTGGGAGGCCGAGTTCGCCCCGTACGCCGAGCAGGGCCTGGTGCCCGGCCGCGTGGTGCGGGTCGACCGCGGCCAGTGCGACGTCATGACCGCGGACGGCACCGTGCGCGCCGACACCGCCTTCGTCACCCCGCACGACCCGCTCCGCGTCATCTGCACCGGTGACTGGGCCGTGGTCGAGGCGGCCGGCAGCCCCCGGTACGTCAGGACGTACCTGCCGCGCCGGACCGCCTTCGTCCGCTCCACCTCCTCCCAGCGGTCCGAGGGGCAGATCCTCGCCGCCAACGTCGACCACGCGATCATCGCGGTCTCCCTGGCCGTCGAGCTCGACCTGGGCCGCATCGAGCGCTTCTTGGCCCTCGCCTGGGAGTCCGGCGCACAGCCGCTGGTCGTCCTGACCAAGGCCGACCTCGTACCTGACCCGGTGACGCTCGCGCACCTGGTCCAGGACGTGGAGACCACGGCGCCCGGCGTCGACGTCCTCACCGTCTCCTCCCTCACCGGGGAGGGCACGGACGTCCTGGCGGCGGTCGTCGCCGGCGGTACGAGCGTGCTGCTCGGCATCTCCGGCGCGGGCAAGTCCACGCTCGCCAACGCGCTCCTGGGCTCCGAGGTCATGGACGTCCAGGCGACCCGCGACGTGGACGGCAAGGGCCGCCACACGACCACCACCCGCAACCTGCTGGCCCTGCCCGGCGGGGGCGTCCTCATCGACACGCCGGGACTGCGCGGGGTCGGCCTGTGGGACGCGGAGGTCGGGGTCGGCCAGGTCTTCTCGGAGATCGAGGAGTACGCGGCCGACTGCCGCTTCCACGACTGCGCGCACGAGGCCGAGCCGGGGTGCGCGGTGCTCGAAGCCGTCGAGACCGGCGCACTGCCGCAGCGGCGCCTGGAGAGCTACCGCAAGCTGCTGCGCGAGAACCAGCGGATCGTCGCCAAGACGGACGCGAGGCTGCGCTCCGAGATCCGCCGGGACTGGCGCATGAAGTCGGCGGAGGGCCGCGCCAATTACGAGGCGAAGCGCACCGGCCGCCACTGACCGCACCGGCTGACGGGTGACGCCCGGTCCCTGCCCCGCCAGGGACCGGGCGTCACCCGTCCAGGCCCCACGCGAACACCCGCTCCGGGTGGATCCGGATCACCTCCTGGCTGAAGTGCGGACCCAGCGCGTGCGGGCCCACCTCCAGCGTGGCGCGGCCGCGGATCTCGATGCCCCGGACCT contains these protein-coding regions:
- a CDS encoding GAF domain-containing protein, with protein sequence MDAREAARLLKGVRAAALAGDRPPAEPRPEIAESWRRMLARGVHPDRDARSRMLSAAETEERRQVSPLREVLPVLREGLLPALDATLHIMVVADAEGRLLWREGASSILRKADRLGFSVGADWAEAVVGTNGVGTALVARQPVQVFSAEHFVSSHHEWTCAGAPVRDPRDGQLLGVVDVSGPLATMHPATLAWVSAVARLAERELRVRHLESLERLRAVAAPLLARLPGQALAVDPHGWTAAVTGLAPTDRVPLPKGFGPGRVWVPQLGDCVVEPLPGGWLLRVAQAPGTATAASRVVLDLSRPRTWSATVYGAAGSWSRELSPRHAELLFLLAEGPRGRSAAELAAELFGDPTRTVTVRAELSRVRRHLGGVLTHRPYRFADDVEVELIRPQDPAALLPHSTAPAVIKARLGRSGSAVIP
- a CDS encoding acyl-CoA dehydrogenase family protein, producing MAATTHTVINQAPPLVGYDVYGTDRALREGVERHLSASAPELLDEVRQELSELGRSAGSAQAQGWGAQANENPPKLRTHDRYGHRIDEVEFHPAWHRLLGHAVGAGLTDAWGRPAGHLRRAAGFFVWSQAEAGNGCPLSMTHAAVPALRADPELAAEWEPRLTSHVYEEELRPPAQKAGVLFGMGMTEKQGGSDVRANTTVAKPLDAAGEYLLTGHKWFCSAPMSDGFLVLAQAASAGKDRLTCFLVPRVLPDGTRNAFAIQRLKDKLGNRSNASAEVEFDGTWARRVGEEGRGVRTIIDMVAATRLDCVLGSAALMRQALTQAVHHAEHRSAFGARLIEQPLMRNVLADLALESEAATTLALRLAAAYDAGTEQERAFLRIAVPAAKYWVTKRCTPMVAEALECLGGNGYVEESGLPRLLRESPLNSIWEGSGNVQALDVLRALQREPQALNAFLQEVGRARGADHRLDSAIKGLLTELADLEGIEARARRVVERMALVLQGSLLVRWAPPEVADAFCASRLGGDRGSAFGTLPHTLGLAALVERARIAG
- a CDS encoding YihY/virulence factor BrkB family protein — translated: MQPANETPERVPGRLHRARALYRNVSKRKMAWLLLKDTVNSCIEYRILGLAAEAAFFTLLSLPPLFLGLLGLLGYVDGWTGGTFVASIEENILRAVGTVLSDRGVNEVAKPMLDDVTRGGRPDLISLGFAFALWSGSRAVNVFIDTITVMYGLDGQRGIVKTRLLAFLLYVVALVIGAIVLPLMVAGPDAVVRWVPWSTEVIAVLYWPTVTLLSIAFLTTLYHVSVPVRSPWIEDVPGALVALAMWVLGSFLLRIYLTNTVEGPTIYGSLAAPVAVLLWIGVSAFAVLVGAAVNAAIDRVWPSVATAAAREANERAREAEAAQLIARAAAWRALAEGESEDDEEGDAGMPSEFPERWSNFLPPEDYSSRLRKH
- a CDS encoding helix-turn-helix domain-containing protein produces the protein MYEERPSPLVPGAIVWRRSGAPGGPVLPDGCMDLLWVGGRLLVAGPDTGPHPAAEVPGGVFTGLRFAPGTAPALLGVPAYELRDRRVELADLWPGPEVRGLAERMGAYEDPGAGLERLARSRAARSAPPDPLAARVAAGLRAGESVAAVAAAVGLGARQLHRRSLDAFGYGPRTLGRVLRLQRALELARQGMPQAEVAYRAGYADQAHLGREVRALAGTTPGAYAAANSETPQPSGSRTTA
- a CDS encoding VOC family protein, encoding MTPRIDLIGLVVSDMAASLAFYRRLGLDVPAGAEEQPHVEAVLPGGLRIAWDTEDVVRSFDPSWTRPTGDGRRELAFLCDSPAEVDAVYAELTDAGYEGHLEPWDAFWGQRYAVVRDPDGCGVSLFAAA
- the rsgA gene encoding ribosome small subunit-dependent GTPase A is translated as MSFSTSASSPSYSHALTPFGWDEAWEAEFAPYAEQGLVPGRVVRVDRGQCDVMTADGTVRADTAFVTPHDPLRVICTGDWAVVEAAGSPRYVRTYLPRRTAFVRSTSSQRSEGQILAANVDHAIIAVSLAVELDLGRIERFLALAWESGAQPLVVLTKADLVPDPVTLAHLVQDVETTAPGVDVLTVSSLTGEGTDVLAAVVAGGTSVLLGISGAGKSTLANALLGSEVMDVQATRDVDGKGRHTTTTRNLLALPGGGVLIDTPGLRGVGLWDAEVGVGQVFSEIEEYAADCRFHDCAHEAEPGCAVLEAVETGALPQRRLESYRKLLRENQRIVAKTDARLRSEIRRDWRMKSAEGRANYEAKRTGRH